The following coding sequences are from one Carettochelys insculpta isolate YL-2023 chromosome 5, ASM3395843v1, whole genome shotgun sequence window:
- the TMED7 gene encoding transmembrane emp24 domain-containing protein 7 yields MLLRGLPGNGAAAWCATSGLRGLLLLLLLCLGSAVRASEITFELPDNAKQCFYEEIAQGTKCTLEFQVITGGHYDVDCRLEDPVGIVLYKEMKKQYDSFTFTASRNGTYKFCFSNEFSTFTHKTVYFDFQVGEDPPLFPSENRVTALTQMESACVSIHEALKSVIDYQTHFRLREAQGRSRAEDLNTRVAYWSIGEAIILLVVSIGQVFLLKSFFSDKRTTTTRVGS; encoded by the exons ATGCTGCTGCGGGGCTTGCCGGGCAATGGGGCCGCGGCCTGGTGCGCCACCTCCGGGCTgcgtgggctgctgctgctgttgctgctgtgcctggggagcgcCGTCCGGGCCTCCGAGATCACGTTCGAGCTGCCCGACAACGCCAAGCAGTGCTTCTACGAGGAGATCGCGCAGGGCACCAAGTGCACCCTGGAGTTCCAG GTGATCACTGGAGGGCATTATGATGTTGATTGTCGGCTGGAAGATCCTGTTGGCATTGTGTTGTACAAGGAGATGAAAAAACAATATGATAGCTTTACCTTCACTGCATCTAGGAATGGAACATACAAATTCTGCTTCAGCAATGAATTTTCTACTTTCACCCACAAAACAGTGTACTTCGACTTCCAGGTTGGAGAAGATCCACCTCTTTTTCCTAGTGAGAATAGAGTCACTGCACTGACCCAG ATGGAGTCTGCTTGTGTTTCAATTCATGAAGCTTTGAAGTCTGTTATTGATTATCAAACTCATTTCCGTTTGAGAGAAGCACAAGGTCGGAGCAGAGCAGAAGATCTAAACACTAGAGTAGCTTATTGGTCAATAGGAGAAGCCATCATTCTCCTAGTAGTTAGTATTGGGCAGGTATTTCTCCTCAAAAGCTTCTTCTCTGataaaagaacaacaacaacccGTGTTGGATCATAA